Proteins encoded in a region of the Streptomyces sp. NBC_00310 genome:
- a CDS encoding thiamine pyrophosphate-binding protein, producing the protein MTAITPGCTVARYLALRLAELGITHLFGVPGNHLGPFLTTLRAEGDIEWVGTPTEGGAGQAADAYARIHGVGAAAVTYSVGAFNLLGACGGAYVEQVPLIAVNASPPYEQWQNYRALGLLTSHMSPRPESNLDVYRQVTVDARLISNPGLAPAQIDAALTACLSERRPVYLEVMEDLWDEPCAEPGEPIVRRERPFGARNQLMLDHAVNAILTLVEEHPGPDGTPRPIVWAGEEIDRFRLGGELTDLVEATGVPFCTTVGAKAVVDEDLPQFHGVYNGHASHPDVHRIFKDWATCRIGLGAWSTSKNLGGEQCVGGDWVMAANGGVSVGTAYFPDVQLEQLLPALQDTLVKRYGSGGLAADYYAEAHAHAHAHHGAPVDRPADLEQHRASLRTSGSRSRHTERHTEHHAEHHAERLTYDGVFDRINHFLGEETRQDWTVVSDAAFSLIGSMNLSLPAGGFQSQVSWLSIGWSVGAATGAALAPERAHARPMVFVGDGAFQETCQELSTHTRLGLRSVVFVMDNGHFYGIEQMLVHPSYYAAAADAAADAADAADDDDRGSRDPDFYNVLHPWHYDRLAAVFAGKETPATGITISHTSDLDDLLTRLTDPTDPVNAGPLLVRVRLHRHDYPRAMAYKVTPPHPKGTENG; encoded by the coding sequence GTGACCGCGATCACCCCCGGGTGCACGGTCGCCCGCTACCTCGCCCTGCGCCTCGCCGAGTTGGGCATCACCCACCTCTTCGGCGTCCCCGGCAACCACCTCGGCCCCTTCCTGACCACGCTGCGGGCCGAGGGCGACATCGAGTGGGTCGGCACCCCCACCGAGGGCGGCGCGGGCCAGGCCGCCGACGCCTACGCCCGCATCCACGGCGTCGGCGCGGCCGCGGTCACCTACAGCGTCGGCGCGTTCAACCTGCTGGGCGCCTGCGGCGGCGCCTACGTCGAACAGGTCCCGCTCATAGCCGTCAACGCCTCTCCTCCCTACGAGCAGTGGCAGAACTACCGCGCCCTCGGCCTGCTCACCTCCCACATGAGCCCGCGCCCGGAGAGCAACCTGGACGTCTACCGACAGGTCACCGTGGACGCGCGGCTCATCTCCAATCCTGGCCTCGCCCCCGCCCAGATCGACGCCGCGCTCACCGCGTGCCTCTCCGAGCGCAGGCCGGTCTACCTGGAGGTCATGGAGGACCTCTGGGACGAGCCCTGCGCCGAACCCGGGGAGCCGATCGTCCGCCGCGAGCGGCCGTTCGGCGCGCGCAACCAACTCATGCTGGACCACGCCGTGAACGCGATCCTCACCCTGGTCGAGGAGCACCCCGGCCCGGACGGCACGCCCCGCCCGATCGTGTGGGCCGGCGAGGAGATCGACCGGTTCCGCCTCGGCGGGGAGCTCACCGACCTGGTGGAGGCCACCGGAGTGCCGTTCTGCACCACCGTCGGCGCCAAGGCCGTGGTCGACGAGGACCTGCCGCAGTTCCACGGCGTCTACAACGGCCACGCCAGCCACCCGGACGTGCACCGGATCTTCAAGGACTGGGCCACCTGCCGGATCGGGCTCGGCGCCTGGTCCACGTCGAAGAACCTCGGCGGCGAACAGTGCGTCGGCGGCGACTGGGTGATGGCCGCGAACGGTGGCGTCAGCGTCGGCACCGCCTACTTCCCCGACGTCCAGCTCGAACAACTCCTGCCCGCCCTCCAGGACACACTGGTGAAGCGCTACGGCTCCGGGGGCCTGGCCGCCGACTACTACGCCGAGGCCCATGCCCACGCCCATGCCCACCACGGAGCGCCCGTCGACCGCCCCGCCGACCTGGAGCAGCACCGCGCCTCGCTCCGCACCAGCGGCTCACGGTCCCGGCACACGGAACGTCACACCGAACATCACGCCGAACATCACGCCGAACGGCTCACCTACGACGGTGTGTTCGACCGGATCAACCACTTCCTGGGCGAGGAGACCCGGCAGGACTGGACGGTCGTCTCCGACGCCGCGTTCTCCCTCATCGGCTCGATGAACCTCTCCCTGCCCGCGGGCGGGTTCCAGTCGCAGGTCAGCTGGCTGTCCATCGGCTGGTCGGTCGGCGCGGCGACCGGCGCCGCGCTCGCCCCCGAGCGCGCACACGCCCGCCCGATGGTGTTCGTCGGCGACGGCGCCTTCCAGGAGACCTGCCAGGAACTCTCCACCCACACCAGGCTCGGCCTGCGGTCGGTCGTCTTCGTCATGGACAACGGCCACTTCTACGGCATCGAACAGATGCTGGTGCACCCGTCCTACTACGCCGCCGCCGCCGACGCCGCCGCCGACGCCGCCGACGCCGCCGACGACGACGACCGGGGCTCCCGCGACCCCGACTTCTACAACGTCCTCCACCCGTGGCACTACGACCGCCTCGCGGCCGTCTTCGCCGGCAAGGAGACCCCGGCGACCGGGATCACCATCTCCCACACCTCCGACCTCGACGACCTGCTGACCCGCCTCACCGACCCGACCGACCCGGTCAACGCCGGCCCCCTGCTGGTCCGCGTCCGCCTGCACCGGCACGACTATCCGCGGGCGATGGCGTACAAGGTGACACCCCCACATCCGAAAGGGACAGAAAATGGCTGA
- a CDS encoding inclusion body family protein codes for MADLNVLIAFDAATIVEQNPNASRNPDAPTYADHNLIYMTTRHDHIVGTSGAELNLRAEPGDSIRWRETTLSLGSEYKALLYKYVSSDTGHQLIRTPEIEVIDGIYPMPKEGSEGRPEFVTQNYQDHYWRTTVKKPGKVVYHFYFQILDRHRQLKGYFQWDPFITIENP; via the coding sequence ATGGCTGATCTCAACGTACTGATCGCGTTCGACGCGGCCACGATCGTCGAACAGAATCCCAACGCGTCGAGGAACCCGGACGCACCCACCTACGCCGACCACAACCTGATCTACATGACGACCCGCCACGACCACATCGTCGGCACGTCGGGCGCCGAACTGAACCTCCGTGCCGAACCCGGCGACAGCATCAGGTGGCGCGAGACGACGCTCTCACTCGGCAGCGAGTACAAGGCTTTACTGTACAAATACGTGAGCAGCGACACCGGCCACCAGCTCATCAGGACACCGGAGATCGAGGTGATCGACGGCATCTACCCGATGCCGAAGGAGGGTTCCGAGGGCAGGCCGGAATTCGTGACCCAGAACTACCAGGACCACTACTGGCGGACGACCGTCAAAAAGCCCGGCAAGGTCGTCTACCACTTCTACTTCCAGATCCTGGACCGCCACCGGCAGTTGAAGGGCTACTTCCAGTGGGACCCCTTCATCACCATCGAGAACCCCTGA